Proteins from a genomic interval of Zonotrichia leucophrys gambelii isolate GWCS_2022_RI chromosome 5, RI_Zleu_2.0, whole genome shotgun sequence:
- the CABP2 gene encoding calcium-binding protein 2 isoform X2 has translation MGSRARALQAPAQGTLRTCWTRRRLPRCRDTRCCRGWWGRPASSCGRASPSPNGYGTVLPLPACSRGTQGRIPVGSPGAGPLLRLFPFSLPQDRELRPEEIEELKQAFREFDKDHDGYISYKDLGECMRTMGYMPTEMELIELSQQITGGKVDFDDFVELMGPKMLAETADMIGIKELRDAFREFDSNGDGQISMAELREAMRKLLGQQLNYREVDEILKDVDLNGDGLVDFEEFVRMMSR, from the exons ATGGGAAGCCGCGCTCGGGCGCTCCAGGCTCCGGCGCAGGGGACCCTGAGGACGTGCTGGACGCGGCGCAGACTCCCCCGATGCAGGGATACTcggtgctgcaggggctggtggggcCGGCCTGCATCTTCCTGCGGCAGAGCATCGCCATCACCCAACGGGTACGGCACCGTCCTTCCCCTCCCCGCGTGCTCCCGGGGGACGCAGGGCAGAATCCCTGTGGGATCCCCGGGAGCAGGACCCCTCCTTCGtctcttccccttctctcttccccagGACCGGGAGCTGCGGCCCGAGGAGATTGAAg agctgaaGCAGGCGTTCCGGGAGTTCGACAAGGACCACGACGGCTACATCAGCTACAAGGACCTGGGCGAGTGCATGCGGACCATGGGCTACATGCCCACGGAGATGGAGCTCATCGAGCTGTCCCAGCAGATCA CCGGGGGCAAGGTGGATTTTGATGATTTCGTGGAGCTGATGGGCCCCAAGATGCTGGCAGAGACGGCGGATATGATTGGGATCAAGGAGCTGCGTGACGCCTTCCGCGAG TTTGACAGCAATGGGGACGGACAGATCAGCATGGCGGAGCTGCGGGAGGCCATGCGCaagctcctggggcagcagctcaaCTATCGGGAGGTGGATGAGATCCTCAAGGACGTGGATCTCAATGGCGACGGCCTGGTGGACTTCGAAG AGTTTGTGCGGATGATGTCGCGCTGA
- the CABP2 gene encoding calcium-binding protein 2 isoform X1 produces the protein MFFLFRGPQRRGTGSPAPPACRGTPRRHGPGRRGARGSRPAPRLRGPGTAGTAGSQGRLSRSGASPVELQRPAQEPGPRPSPAFGQDGKPRSGAPGSGAGDPEDVLDAAQTPPMQGYSVLQGLVGPACIFLRQSIAITQRDRELRPEEIEELKQAFREFDKDHDGYISYKDLGECMRTMGYMPTEMELIELSQQITGGKVDFDDFVELMGPKMLAETADMIGIKELRDAFREFDSNGDGQISMAELREAMRKLLGQQLNYREVDEILKDVDLNGDGLVDFEEFVRMMSR, from the exons ATGTTCTTCCTCTTCCGCGGCCCGCAGCGGCGCGGCACTggcagccccgctccccccgcctgCCGGGGCACCCCCCGGCGCCACGGCCCCGGCCGGAGAGGGGCCCGCGGCTCCCGGCCGGCCCCTCGGCTCAGGGGTCCCGGCACCGCCGGCACTGcgggcagccagggcagatTAAGCCGTAGTGGTGCGTCCCCCGTGGAGCTTCAGCGGCCTGCCCAGGAGCCGGGGCCCCGGCCGTCCCCCGCTTTTGGGCAG GATGGGAAGCCGCGCTCGGGCGCTCCAGGCTCCGGCGCAGGGGACCCTGAGGACGTGCTGGACGCGGCGCAGACTCCCCCGATGCAGGGATACTcggtgctgcaggggctggtggggcCGGCCTGCATCTTCCTGCGGCAGAGCATCGCCATCACCCAACGG GACCGGGAGCTGCGGCCCGAGGAGATTGAAg agctgaaGCAGGCGTTCCGGGAGTTCGACAAGGACCACGACGGCTACATCAGCTACAAGGACCTGGGCGAGTGCATGCGGACCATGGGCTACATGCCCACGGAGATGGAGCTCATCGAGCTGTCCCAGCAGATCA CCGGGGGCAAGGTGGATTTTGATGATTTCGTGGAGCTGATGGGCCCCAAGATGCTGGCAGAGACGGCGGATATGATTGGGATCAAGGAGCTGCGTGACGCCTTCCGCGAG TTTGACAGCAATGGGGACGGACAGATCAGCATGGCGGAGCTGCGGGAGGCCATGCGCaagctcctggggcagcagctcaaCTATCGGGAGGTGGATGAGATCCTCAAGGACGTGGATCTCAATGGCGACGGCCTGGTGGACTTCGAAG AGTTTGTGCGGATGATGTCGCGCTGA
- the CDK2AP2 gene encoding cyclin-dependent kinase 2-associated protein 2 has protein sequence MSYKPIAPAPATPGAASASPAPPGPGAPSAATSVPSPSGSVPGAAAPFRPLFNDFGPPSMGYVQAMKPPGAQGSQSTYTDLLSVIEEMGKEIRPTYAGSKSAMERLKRGIIHARALVRECLAETERNART, from the exons ATGTCCTACAAGCCTATCGCTCCCGCCCCCGCTACCCCCGGAGCCGCCAGCGccagccccgccccgccggggcccGGGGCACCGTCCGCCG CCACGAGTGTCCCGTCGCCCTCCGGTTCCGTCCCTGGCGCCGCCGCCCCTTTCCGGCCGCTCTTCAATGACTTCGGGCCGCCGTCCATGGGCTACGTGCAG GCCATGAAGCCCCCCGGGGCGCAGGGCTCGCAGAGCACCTACACGGACCTGCTCTCGGTCATCGAGGAGATGGGGAAGGAGATCCGGCCCACCTACGCCGGCAGCAAGAGCGCCATGGAGCGGCTGAAGCGGG GGATCATCCACGCCCGGGCGCTGGTCAGGGAGtgcctggcagagacagagcgAAACGCCCGCACGTAA